One stretch of Hevea brasiliensis isolate MT/VB/25A 57/8 chromosome 12, ASM3005281v1, whole genome shotgun sequence DNA includes these proteins:
- the LOC110664356 gene encoding phosphatidate phosphatase PAH2, translating into MYAVERLGSYISRGVYTVSGPFHPFGGAVDIIVVEQPDGSFKSSPWYVRFGKFQGVLRARERVVTVAVNGTDPNFHMYLDQRGEAYFLREVEGEEGESVSYLSSSSDEMEEQSQKSRSPVKSKGCNYDGIKLNSDDQIDPIKEDGYQEGDDGAGVVRISSFEHAGIAGNLVENFMLNESDLEEKSVEISEISRKIDEHSLENAAQDNDAEDVFPEVICSDSQIADKFEACPGKELDEKQAYDERNVVLPGFGSSQEESGSSRAQSFIYCEASNISIMGLDASKEQSEETLYLTSGETVEALFCAETLHVTAEPLAEDTVNLQAEDIELDQGHIESCETNPSSSSIPGHDEANLEVPLTVSTSCAQTVHVDSVLGSVEVESKCISPVSSFSNSVDQIQDEMNIGDNITRDELQPSLESAGDLEQLNGDFNPTKAAKIRVSGSSGEDKFFLSDIDDFELKETRGDSNFPGVVDKENYSSFCPEGINLVNGLLNTNDESYSSPDNFVQDNGLGDFKNLTENSNLTSSAVRIPKQQSVADVEVVQVAESLLDLRSHIDNLGTEDPSFPSHSLDLNSESLEWKLQSKNESHFTRSVTGNENKSVEDYSNEEDIHHLEDIKNDVSNPAVEISLCKHSLYEGMGTEAASQAFDAEKLDIRKFTSIGSAVVKNDRVVVRIGGHYFPWDAAAPIVLGLVAFGSENIFEPKGMIPVDRVEKSPVECPSENTTGGSWRLWPFPFGRSRYRKTMQPALSDTRSSDDLIVSDSSICMDDDKSMLEGKASVKMIKATAPTSEELASLNLKEGSNAVTFTFSTAVLGKQKVDARIYLWKWNTSIVISDVDGTITKSDVLGQFMPLVGIDWSQTGVAHLFSAIKDNGYQFLYLSARAIAQAYITRQFLVNLKQDGKALPDGPVVISPDGLFPSLYREVIRRAPHEFKIACLKEIRELFPSDCNPFYAGFGNRDTDEISYLKVGIPKGKIFIINPKGEVAVNRLVDTRSYTSLHALVHGMFPARTSSEKEEYNSWNFWKLPPLDIDI; encoded by the exons ATGTATGCTGTAGAGAGGCTAGGCAGCTACATCAGCCGAGGTGTGTACACCGTCTCTGGCCCCTTTCACCCATTTGGTGGAGCTGTGGATATCATAGTGGTGGAGCAGCCAGATGGGAGCTTCAAGTCCTCACCTTGGTATGTGAGGTTTGGGAAATTTCAAGGGGTTTTGAGGGCAAGAGAAAGGGTGGTTACTGTTGCTGTTAATGGAACTGATCCAAATTTTCACATGTATCTTGATCAAAGAGGTGAAGCTTACTTTCTTCGAGaggttgaaggagaagaaggtgaATCTGTATCATATCTTTCGTCTTCAAGTGATGAGATGGAAGAGCAGTCTCAGAAAAGCAGGAGCCCAGTGAAGTCCAAAGGTTGCAATTATGATGGCATTAAGTTGAATTCAGATGACCAGATTGATCCAATTAAGGAGGATGGTTATCAAGAGGGAGATGATGGTGCTGGAGTGGTAAGGATAAGTTCATTTGAGCATGCAGGGATTGCAGGCAACCTTGTTGAAAATTTCATGTTGAATGAAAGTGATCTGGAAGAAAAATCGGTGGAGATATCTGAAATATCAAGAAAAATTGATGAACATAGTTTAGAGAATGCTGCTCAAGATAATGATGCTGAGGATGTGTTCCCAGAGGTCATCTGTTCTGATTCACAAATTGCAGATAAGTTTGAAGCATGCCCTGGTAAGGAGTTGGATGAGAAACAGGCTTATGATGAAAGAAATGTTGTATTGCCAGGCTTTGGCAGTTCTCAGGAGGAAAGTGGTTCCAGTAGAGCTCAATCTTTCATTTATTGTGAGGCATCCAATATTTCAATAATGGGGTTGGATGCTTCAAAAGAACAATCTGAGGAGACACTATACCTTACTAGTGGGGAAACCGTGGAAGCTCTTTTTTGTGCTGAAACTTTGCATGTGACTGCTGAGCCATTAGCGGAG GATACAGTTAACCTGCAAGCTGAGGATATAGAGTTGGATCAAGGACACATTGAATCTTGTGAAACaaatccatcttcttcttccataCCTGGCCATGATGAGGCAAATCTTGAAGTACCATTAACAGTGTCAACATCCTGTGCTCAAACAGTCCATGTTGACTCTGTTCTTGGTTCAGTTGAGGTAGAGTCAAAGTGCATTAGCCCTGTTTCCAGTTTTAGCAATTCAGTTGATCAAATTCAAGATGAAATGAATATTGGGGATAACATTACTAGGGATGAACTGCAACCTTCTCTAGAGTCAGCTGGTGACTTGGAACAACTTAATGGTGATTTTAACCCAACAAAAGCAGCTAAGATTCGAGTTTCTGGGAGTTCAGGGGAAGACAAATTCTTCTTGAGTGATATTGATGACTTTGAACTCAAAGAAACTCGGGGTGATTCAAATTTTCCAGGTGTTGTTGATAAAGAAAATTATTCCTCATTTTGTCCAGAAGGAATTAATTTAGTGAATGGGCTGCTAAATACAAATGATGAATCTTATTCTTCTCCGGACAACTTTGTTCAAGATAATGGATTGGGTGACTTCAAAAACTTGAcagaaaattcaaatttaacatcAAGTGCTGTTCGTATTCCTAAACAACAGAGTGTTGCAGATGTAGAAGTTGTGCAGGTGGCAGAATCATTACTCGATTTAAGGTCTCACATTGATAATCTAGGTACAGAGGACCCTAGCTTTCCAAGCCATTCACTGGACTTGAATTCTGAATCCCTGGAGTGGAAATTGCAGAGCAAGAATGAGTCACACTTTACACGTTCAGTTACAGGCAATGAAAATAAGTCAGTGGAGGATTATTCCAATGAGGAAGATATTCATCATTTGGAAGATATCAAAAATGATGTTAGCAATCCTGCTGTTG AGATATCTCTTTGCAAACACTCATTATATGAAGGAATGGGAACTGAAGCTGCTTCTCAAGCATTTGATGCTGAAAAGTTGGATATAAGAAAATTTACTTCTATAGGTTCTGCAGTTGTGAAGAATGATAGGGTTGTTGTTAGAATTGGTGGCCATTACTTTCCTTGGGATGCAGCTGCTCCTATTGTTTTAGGACTGGTAGCATTTGGAAGTGAAAACATATTTGAACCAAAAGGCATGATACCTGTTGATCGAGTTGAGAAATCTCCTGTAGAGTGTCCATCAGAAAATACCACTGGCGGAAGCTGGAGACTTTGGCCTTTCCCATTTGGAAGATCAAGATACAGGAAGACCATGCAGCCAGCTCTAAGTGATACCAGAAGTTCTGATGATTTGATTGTTTCAGACAGCAGCATTTGCATGGATGATGATAAAAGTATGCTCGAAGGAAAGGCCTCAGTCAAGATGATAaaggcaactgctccaacatcGGAAGAGCTGGCATCCTTGAATCTGAAGGAAGGGAGTAATGCAGTAACATTCACCTTCTCCACAGCAGTGCTGGGGAAGCAGAAG GTTGATGCTAGAATTTATTTGTGGAAATGGAACACTAGCATAGTGATCTCAGATGTTGATGGGACAATAACAAA ATCAGATGTTCTAGGTCAGTTCATGCCTTTGGTTGGGATAGATTGGTCACAAACTGGCGTTGCACAtttattttcagctattaag GATAATGGGTATCAATTCCTTTATCTAAGTGCACGTGCAATTGCTCAAGCCTATATTACTAGACAGTTCCTAGTTAACCTTAAGCAG GATGGAAAAGCTCTGCCAGATGGTCCCGTTGTTATATCCCCTGATGGACTTTTCCCCTCTCTATATCGTGAAG TCATTAGAAGGGCGCCTCATGAATTCAAGATTGCATGCCTGAAG GAAATCAGGGAATTGTTTCCTTCTGATTGCAACCCTTTCTATGCTGGTTTTGGTAATAGAGATACTGATGAGATTAGCTACCTAAAGGTTGGAATCCCAAAGGGAAAGATCTTCATCATTAATCCCAAG GGTGAGGTTGCTGTGAACCGCCTTGTTGACACAAGATCATATACTTCCCTTCATGCTCTTGTGCACGGCATGTTCCCAGCCAGGACATCATCTGAGAAG GAGGAGTATAATTCATGGAATTTCTGGAAATTGCCACCCCTTGATATTGATATTTGA
- the LOC110664353 gene encoding uncharacterized protein LOC110664353, with protein MKVLVTGASGYLGGRLCHALLEQGHSVRALVRHTSDLSVLPSSSTDGNFELAYGDVTDYRSLLDAFSGCLVIFHTAALVEPWLPDPSKFFSVNVGGLKNVLQAAREKKTIQKIIYTSSFFALGPTDGYIADETQVHPEKVFCSEYERSKVIADKIALQSAADGLPIVVVYPGVIYGPGKLSTGNIVGQLLIERFQGRLPGYIGNGNDKYSFSHVDDVVEGHIAAMNKGRPGERYLLTGENASFMHVFNIAAIITETKKPRFNIPLWVIEAYSWLSVVFCRLTGKLPLISPPTVNVLRHQWAYSCEKARVDLDYNPRSLQEGLKEVLPWLKGLGVIKY; from the exons ATGAAAGTACTGGTGACTGGCGCTTCAGGTTACTTAGGCGGGAGACTCTGCCACGCACTGCTGGAACAAGGCCACTCTGTCCGCGCCTTGGTTCGTCACACCAGCGATCTCTCCGTCCTCCCTTCGTCCTCCACCGACGGGAATTTCGAGCTTGCCTACGGTGATGTTACCGACTACCGATCTCTTTTGGATGCCTTCTCTGGTTGTCTCGTCATCTTCCACACCGCCGCCCTCGTAGAGCCCTGGCTGCCTGATCCTTCTAAATTCTTCTCC GTTAATGTAGGGGGATTGAAGAACGTGTTGCAGGCAGCTAGAGAGAAGAAGACAATCCAGAAGATTATTTACACGTCGTCGTTTTTTGCCCTTGGACCGACCGATGGATACATTGCAGATGAGACCCAA GTACATCCCGAGAAGGTTTTCTGTTCGGAGTACGAGAGATCCAAGGTGATCGCCGATAAAATTGCATTACAATCTGCAGCCGATGGGTTGCCAATAGTGGTGGTTTACCCCGGTGTCATATATGGTCCAGGCAAGCTTAGTACGGGTAATATTGTGGGTCAGTTG CTGATTGAGCGCTTTCAAGGCCGTTTACCTGGATACATAGGCAATGGAAATGATAAATATTCATTCAGTCATGTTGATGATGTAGTAGAAGGACATATAGCAGCAATGAACAAAGGTCGACCAGGGGAAAGATATCTACTTACAGGAGAAAATGCATCATTCATGCACGTTTTCAATATAGCTGCCATCATTACTGAAACAAAAAAGCCGAGATTTAACATTCCTTTATGGGTGATTGAGGCTTATAGCTGGTTATCGGTTGTTTTCTGTCGACTTACAGGAAAGCTTCCTCTCATCAGTCCACCG ACGGTGAATGTTCTAAGACACCAGTGGGCATATTCTTGCGAGAAGGCAAGGGTGGATCTGGATTATAATCCTCGAAGCTTGCAGGAAGGGCTAAAGGAGGTGCTTCCCTGGTTGAAAGGCTTAGGGGTGATAAAATATTGA
- the LOC110664355 gene encoding BRI1 kinase inhibitor 1, whose amino-acid sequence METIQHRDTREKFVDKHEDSKLKQEGKGELPAAKQLLPTISPASPPSASSSPSHEFSFTISLHSSSTPVPDKAKAPPPSFAIDLSPADDIFFHGHLLPLHLLSHLPVSPRSSTNSLDSFTLPIRELLDDKKSNRSNNNPSTSHGNSSNIRNNNNSSSNKTNQHQSSNWETKARSKPKPFSLFSWRKGCEVRKSEDKEKQKKKLRFEVSHILKRYVRMVRPLLFFKGRKQNPRIHRQTYSFSGNLSLRNKQELRGERGEFSAPASMRTSPTNSGLLVATAALPSPTSDSTMEELQAAIQAAIAHCKNSIAAEEKIKC is encoded by the coding sequence ATGGAGACCATACAGCATAGAGACACTAGGGAAAAATTTGTGGACAAGCATGAAGATAGCAAGTTAAAACAAGAAGGAAAAGGAGAATTACCAGCAGCCAAGCAACTATTACCCACCATTTCCCCTGCCTCACCACCTTCAGCTTCTTCCTCTCCTTCTCATGAATTCTCCTTCACAATCTCTCTTCATTCTTCCTCAACACCAGTCCCTGATAAGGCCAAAGCCCCTCCTCCTTCATTTGCTATTGATTTGTCTCCAGCAGATGACATTTTCTTCCATGGCCACTTGCTTCCTCTCCATCTTCTCTCTCACCTTCCTGTCTCTCCTCGCTCTTCCACCAATTCCTTGGACAGCTTTACCCTTCCCATCAGAGAATTACTAGATGATAAAAAATCCAACAGGAGTAACAACAATCCCAGCACCAGCCATGGAAATAGCAGCAACATCAGGAACAACAATAATAGCAGCAGTAATAAAACAAATCAACATCAAAGCAGCAATTGGGAGACAAAGGCTAGAAGCAAGCCTAAGCCTTTCTCTTTATTCAGTTGGCGAAAAGGTTGTGAAGTTAGAAAATCAGAAGACAAAGAGAAGCAAAAGAAAAAGCTGAGATTCGAAGTAAGTCATATACTAAAGAGGTACGTACGAATGGTTAGGCCACTATTGTTCTTTAAAGGAAGGAAACAGAATCCCCGTATACACAGGCAAACCTACTCGTTTTCAGGCAAtttaagcttgagaaataagcaggAGTTGCGAGGAGAGAGAGGAGAGTTCTCTGCACCTGCTTCCATGAGAACATCTCCAACAAACAGTGGTCTTCTTGTAGCAACTGCAGCCCTTCCTTCTCCTACTAGTGATAGTACCATGGAGGAATTGCAGGCTGCAATTCAAGCAGCAATTGCTCATTGCAAGAACTCCATTGCTGCTGAAGAGAAGATTAAGTGCTAA
- the LOC110664357 gene encoding uncharacterized protein LOC110664357 has protein sequence MYTVGRLITRGVYTVSGPFHPFGGAVDIIVVEQPDGSFKSSPWYVRFGKFQGVLKATEKVVNISVNGINANLHMYLDQRGEAYFLREEEGDEGESVSSSSSDETDEQSQNSRRPMKSSSCDFDGNKLNSCGQIDGNKEKNVARTNSRRSRIFGLVFGRRPMKEDGYQDGSNNDGAGVVRISSLDRAEIAANLLDVKWSTNLTTSKSVKENASQFSALDTTDGKGDRERLTNDGQSQVGSSVQDATEASVGHYVFSEETGCCNVQMGNSSHSGFENRKFSVEEISVGMSSSGATEQIVEALMLDESALEEKLEEISSIARNTNEPGLQNADQDDNSEGVISDFSCSHSQIVDVFGTFPSKKFDQECVSDERNVALAGFGISEESGSNGTQSFIYCEKSENSLVGLDGSKEQTEETLCLTSGGPGDVNICAETLHVTTELLPEDTVTEQAEEIELETVFTKSCDNYPQLTNPSPPSVCGCDVVNFEVPLAVPKSHAQMITVDPILDLTEADSKSISSISNFTISVCQFENGRNIAYQIARDELRPSLKSVSGLEQLHGDCDLEKAVSVPVSENSEEEQFIFSDLDNFKHRETRENLNFSDVVVEENNPSFSTECTNEVNKPLSRNDKSFSSQDSFFQKNQLADVETLMENSKGASSPISIPNLHNTAHMKVGWLAESLPDMWSCSDNMGTEDLHRPLSHSLDSGSKPLEWKLQNKDESCCINSDTDKESQSSPELSNRKDSHNPEDIKNSVANPAVGDLSEAIVTTGGSWKLWPFTFRRSRSRKTTQSTITDARSSDAEKASDSNIDMDYDRNAVKTKVSKKMVRAITPTSEELASLNLKEGSNTVTFTFSTAMLGRQKVDARIYLWKWNTRIVISDVDGTITKSDVLGQFMPLVGMDWSQTGVAPLFSAIKENGYQLLFLSARAISQAYHTRQFLVNLKQNGKALPDGPVVISPDGLFPSLFREVIRRAPHEFKIACLEDIKALFPSDCNPFYAGFGNRDTDEISYLKVGIPKGKIFIINPRGEVAVNRRVDTKSYTSLHDLVHDMFPAMTSSEQEDFNSWNFWKLPPPVVDI, from the exons ATGTATACCGTAGGGAGGCTTATAACCAGAGGGGTTTACACTGTCTCGGGCCCCTTTCACCCTTTTGGTGGGGCTGTGGATATCATTGTGGTGGAGCAGCCAGATGGTAGCTTTAAATCCTCGCCTTGGTATGTTCGGTTTGGGAAGTTTCAAGGGGTATTGAAGGCGACAGAGAAGGTGGTTAACATTAGTGTTAATGGAATAAATGCAAATTTGCACATGTATCTTGATCAGAGAGGAGAAGCTTACTTTCTCAGGGAGGAAGAAGGAGATGAAGGGGAATCTGTTTCATCATCTTCTAGTGATGAGACAGATGAGCAATCTCAGAATAGCAGGAGGCCAATGAAGTCCAGTAGCTGTGATTTTGATGGTAATAAGTTAAATTCATGTGGTCAGATTGATGGAAATAAAGAGAAGAATGTTGCTAGGACTAATTCCCGCCGGTCAAGGATATTTGGTCTTGTTTTTGGAAGGAGGCCAATGAAAGAAGATGGTTATCAAGATGGAAGTAATAATGATGGTGCTGGTGTGGTAAGGATAAGTTCATTGGATCGTGCAGAGATTGCAGCCAACCTCTTGGATGTGAAGTGGTCAACTAATCTTACCACTAGTAAGTCCGTGAAAGAAAATGCTTCACAGTTTTCTGCTTTAGATACAACTGATGGTAAAGGGGACAGAGAGAGGCTGACCAATGATGGACAAAGCCAGGTTGGCTCATCTGTGCAGGATGCCACTGAAGCCAGTGTGGGCCATTATGTGTTTTCTGAGGAAACAGGTTGTTGTAATGTGCAAATGGGCAACAGTTCCCACTCTGGCTTTGAGAACAGGAAATTTTCTGTTGAGGAAATTAGTGTAGGAATGTCAAGTTCAGGTGCCACTGAACAAATTGTTGAGGCTTTGATGTTAgatgaaagtgctttggaagaAAAATTGGAAGAAATATCTTCAATAGCAAGAAACACCAATGAACCTGGTTTACAGAACGCTGATCAAGATGACAATTCTGAGGGTGTAATCTCTGATTTTTCTTGTTCACATTCACAAATCGTGGATGTGTTCGGAACATTTCCCAGCAAGAAGTTTGATCAAGAATGTGTATCTGATGAAAGAAACGTTGCATTAGCAGGTTTTGGCATTTCTGAGGAGAGTGGATCCAATGGAACTCAATCCTTCATTTACTGCGAGAAATCTGAGAACTCACTAGTAGGGTTGGATGGTTCAAAAGAACAAACTGAGGAAACACTGTGTCTCACTAGTGGTGGACCTGGGGATGTTAACATTTGTGCTGAAACTTTGCATGTGACAACCGAATTACTACCTGAG GATACAGTTACTGAGCAAGCTGAGGAAATAGAATTGGAGACAGTATTCACCAAGTCTTGTGATAATTACCCTCAACTAACAAATCCATCTCCTCCTTCGGTATGTGGCTGTGATGTGGTGAATTTTGAAGTTCCATTGGCAGTGCCAAAATCCCATGCTCAAATGATCACTGTGGACCCTATACTTGATTTGACTGAAGCAGATTCAAAGAGCATTAGCTCCATTTCCAATTTTACCATATCAGTTTGTCAATTTGAAAATGGGAGAAATATTGCGTATCAAATTGCCAGAGATGAGCTGCGACCTTCCTTGAAATCAGTGAGTGGTTTAGAACAACTTCATGGTGATTGTGACCTGGAAAAAGCAGTTAGTGTTCCAGTATCAGAGAATTCAGAGGAGGAACAATTCATTTTCAGTGATCTTGATAACTTCAAACACAGAGAAACTcgtgaaaatttgaatttttcagaTGTTGTAGTTGAAGAAAATAATCCCTCATTTTCTACTGAGTGCACTAACGAAGTGAATAAGCCTCTCAGTAGAAATGATAAATCCTTTTCTTCTCAAGACAGCTTTTTCCAAAAGAATCAATTGGCTGATGTTGAAACCCTGATGGAAAATTCAAAGGGAGCATCAAGTCCCATTTCTATTCCTAACCTTCATAACACTGCTCATATGAAAGTTGGGTGGTTGGCAGAATCATTACCCGATATGTGGTCTTGCAGTGACAATATGGGTACAGAGGACCTCCATCGTCCTTTAAGCCATTCACTGGACTCAGGTTCCAAacccttggaatggaaattgcaAAACAAGGATGAGTCATGCTGTATAAATTCAGACACAGACAAGGAAAGCCAATCATCACCAGAGCTCTCAAATAGGAAAGATTCTCATAATCCAGAAGATATAAAAAATAGTGTTGCCAATCCTGCTGTTG GGGATCTATCAGAAGCCATTGTTACAACTGGTGGAAGCTGGAAACTCTGGCCTTTCACTTTTAGAAGATCAAGATCTAGGAAGACCACGCAGTCAACTATTACTGATGCCAGGAGTTCTGATGCTGAGAAAGCTTCAGATAGCAACATTGATATGGATTATGATAGAAATGCTGTTAAGACAAAGGTCTCCAAAAAGATGGTAAGGGCGATTACCCCAACATCTGAAGAGTTGGCATCCTTGAATCTGAAGGAAGGGAGTAATACAGTAACATTCACATTCTCCACTGCAATGCTGGGAAGGCAGAAG GTGGATGCTAGAATTTATTTGTGGAAATGGAACACTCGCATAGTGATCTCAGATGTTGATGGGACGATAACAAA ATCAGATGTTCTTGGTCAGTTCATGCCTTTAGTTGGGATGGATTGGTCACAAACAGGCGTTGCACCtttattttcagctattaag GAAAATGGGTATCAATTGCTTTTTCTAAGTGCTCGTGCAATATCTCAAGCCTATCACACTAGACAATTCCTAGTCAACCTTAAGCAG AATGGAAAGGCTTTACCAGATGGTCCTGTAGTTATATCCCCTGACGGTCTTTTTCCTTCTTTATTCCGTGAAG TTATTAGAAGGGCTCCTCATGAATTCAAGATTGCATGCTTAGAG
- the LOC110664354 gene encoding probable protein phosphatase 2C 12 → MIMTARQRQTVPLSVLLKRELANERIEKPELSHGQASQSKKGEDFTLIKTECQRVVGDGVSTYSVFGLFDGHNGSAAAIYTKENLLNNVISAIPADLNRDEWVAALPRALVAGFVKTDKEFQAKAQTSGTTATFVIIEGWVITVASVGDSSCILESAEGDIYYLSADHRLECNVEERERVTASGGEVGRLNTGVGAEIGPLRCWPGGLCLSRSIGDVDVGEFIVPVPYVKQVKLSTGRGRLIVSSDGVWDALSAEMAVDCCRGMPAEAAAAQIVKEAVHMKGLRDDTTCIVIDISQPEKPAGPVPAPKKQVKGVLKSMFRRKSSESSSKVDKEHLELDVVEELYEEGSAMLSERLDTKYPLCNMFKLFTCAVCQVEIKPEEGISIHAGSTNSRKLRPWDGPFLCLSCQEKKEAMEGKRPSGDRHSSESD, encoded by the exons ATGATAATGACTGCCAGGCAGCGTCAAACGGTCCCGCTTTCTGTTCTGCTAAAGCGAGAATTGGCAAATGAGAGGATTGAAAAACCTGAGTTATCGCATGGGCAGGCTAGTCAGAGTAAGAAAGGGGAGGACTTCACGTTGATCAAGACCGAATGCCAAAGAGTTGTTGGCGATGGGGTTAGCACATATTCTGTTTTCGGG TTATTTGATGGACACAACGGGTCTGCAGCAGCAATATACACAAAAGAGAATCTTCTAAACAATGTCATAAGTGCCATTCCTGCTGATCTTAACAGAGATGAATGGGTAGCAGCATTGCCAAGGGCTCTGGTTGCAGGCTTTGTAAAAACAGATAAAGAGTTTCAAGCAAAAG CACAAACATCAGGAACAACTGCCACCTTTGTGATAATTGAAGGATGGGTCATAACTGTTGCATCTGTCGGAGATTCCAGCTGCATTCTTGAATCTGCTGAAGGTGATATCTATTACTTGTCAGCAGATCATAGGCTTGAATGCAATGTAGAAGA GAGGGAGCGTGTTACTGCCAGTGGGGGTGAGGTAGGGCGACTTAATACTGGTGTTGGTGCAGAG ATTGGTCCTTTGAGATGTTGGCCTGGTGGCTTGTGCCTTTCACGATCCATTGGAGATGTGGATGTAGGCGAATTCATTGTTCCTGTTCCTTACGTGAAGCAAGTTAAG TTATCTACAGGGCGTGGTAGGCTTATTGTCTCGAGTGATGGTGTTTGGGATGCTTTATCTGCCGAAATGGCTGTTGATTGTTGTCGAGGGATGCCTGCAGAAGCCGCTGCTGCACAAATTGTCAAA GAAGCTGTACACATGAAGGGACTTAGAGATGATACAACCTGCATTGTGATTGATATATCACAACCAGAGAAACCAGCTGGTCCTGTGCCAGCACCAAAAAAGCAGGTGAAGGGAGTGCTTAAGTCCATGTTTCGCAGAAAATCATCTGAATCATCCTCTAAAGTTGATAAAGAACATCTTGAGTTAGATGTGGTAGAGGAATTATATGAGGAAGGATCAGCCATGCTTTCTGAGAG GTTAGATACAAAGTATCCACTTTGCAACATGTTTAAGTTGTTCACATGCGCAGTCTGTCAAGTAGAGATAAAACCTGAAGAGGGTATTTCAATACATGCTGGCTCAACTAATTCAAGAAAGCTGCGTCCCTGGGATGGTCCTTTCCTTTGCTTAAGTTGCCAGGAGAAGAAAGAAGCCATGGAAGGAAAGAGACCATCCGGAG ATAGACATAGTAGCGAAAGTGACTAG